CTCCCATAAGGTAGGTTCTTGGAAGAGTTGATGAACAGCGTCCGACATCTTGCTACTTTAAACTGCACAGTAAAAATTACAAGAGGTTTTAGACAGAAACAAGTATTGTCTCATGGATATAGTTTTGACTGGTTTTACCTTCCAGTCATTCCATAGATGTGCTTAAAGTGAAAGCTTTATGGTCATGCATGGTCAATAAATAACTTTCTTGTATGGCAAGAGACAAATTCAAAGTGTAAATTTGTGACAACAAACAGATGGCAACAATAGATACAAAATAATTCACATTACAAACAAAGCCCAATTTACAATATTTTCTTTACACAACACACAAGTTATGACCTATAGAATGCTGAACAAAAATGGTATCCTCCATTTATGTTGTTCCCGTCTCATGAAACCCACTCTCACATGGATTCTAAATCTCCAGGCTCGTTTCCTTGAGCATTCTTCAGCTTAGCCATTAGAACCCACATGTTTGCCAATTCATTCTCCAAAAAGGTCTCCCTTTGTTTGGATTCCTCCACTTTCTTCTGAAGCTCTGcttctctcttttccttttccttgagTGCAGCTTCTAGCTCTCTTTCACGGCTGACAATTTGTTCCCTCTTGATAATTGGTTCATGCCGTTTTACATGGCTATCTCTTTTGGTATTCTTTGGTCCATTGCTTACCCTCCGCTGACCAGAGTTTCTCATAGAGGCCAATTCAGCAGCCAAACTCTCATTGTGGTTCATGAGCTTCGTGACTTCCTCTGATAATGCCTTCAACTCCACACCTGCAGCTGAAGCCAACCCTTTTGCATATGCACTCTCCTCAGCCAACTTCTGATTTCGTGCTTCTAGTTGGGTTTTTGCATCACTTAATTCAGATACCTTCTGTTTTAGCTCTTGAACTTCAGATACCTAAGGGGTTACATGAAAAGTATAATAAAATTAAACGGTAATTGGCTCTATCCAGAATGTGATGTGTCAGAAAGCAAATTATATTGCCTAGGGAACCATCATGAACAAAAATTTATTAACTTTTTGTGACTATGACAATATTATATGTTAATCTCATTCATATTCTAACCAAACGAGTATACCAGGCTAGAAGAACTTTAGGTTTTAGTTGTTGCAAAGAAATAATGGAACAGAAAATGAAGCATGGTGAAGCAAAAACTTGTAACATGTGACATGACAAATATATTACTTGTATATTCAAGACTTTTATGGTGGATTATGTGTCAAATAACTGATGATTATTTAGAGCCGAAATGGACCCCAAAGTTCAAATTGATACTAGATCATTTGGTTTAGGAACCCTGTAGTAAGCCAAAGTCCCATGTAAAAACTCCTAATGTTGATGCATGCAATTAGGAACAAACTGCCAAGAAATCTTTCAATTCTAAAGAGTAGGTGACCAAGACAGGATGAAGAACTGATGTTCAATGGATCACAAGAAGGGGTAAAAACAAATATTAAATAGATAAAATCTAGAGATAAAACACAAACAAAACATTATAACAAACGACAACTATAAAATTGCTTGTGGCCATTAATACAGCCATGCAGATGCCAGGAGCTAAACTTGCGACATCATGAATAGTAGGATCTGCTGAAGTGTTCATCTGATAGCAATACACAAGATTTCAATTTTCAATAGAGTTTTCAAACAGTTCTCGATGTAGGCTATATTTTAATCAGGGACCAGATTGATGGACCTGATCTAAATATTCTATAACAAATATATAGAAAATCAACCTGTTTTGATACATATATATTGCTGATCAAATTAAAGAATATTTTTAATGAAGCATATCTttaatttggagccaaaatgacCAATTTGAGGTGATGCATTACATCTCAACAGGATTCTagctcaactctctctctctctctctctctctctctctctctctctctctctctattctctCTCAGTATATTTTAGATTTAAGTGGTTTTTTTTATGGTTTTATGAATCAAACATATAGGACAATGGGTGTTTGTACTTTGTAGACTATGAGCATTTACAGTTTATACAAATGTATAAGCAATAAATGGTACCAACCAAATGTGCCTGATGTAGGAACTTTGCAGAGACATCTACTGATGGTGCTGACTCCATAAAGTTTGTTTGTTCACAAAAGTACTGTGATTTGACACTCACTGAGGAGAAATCCTTCATTTCAACTGTTTGGACAAGTTGTTGTTTCAAGGAAGCAATTGTTTCTTGCAGTTCTTCGCATTCACATATCTGGTAAATAGAGATTTGAGCATCAGAGTATATAGCTGGTCATCAGAGAAACAGAAGaagctaacaaaatttttaaGTCCTTGTACAATAAACCTTTTGCTGCAGGTGATCCTGTATTATACTGTTGTCTGCAGTCTTTACCTGAAAAGAGTTACTCCTGTGTGAGCTTAGTTCAAAACTTCAAATAATGCACTGATATGTACATGACTACATTCTGAAAAGATTCTTCATGAATGTCATGTTTAACCAGTTAAATGACTGATAAAGCAGAAAGACAGATAAATAAGACATACAATTTGAAGCATTACATGTAAGGTACCAAAAGACACATTTGTTTGCTAAAAAAAGAGTGCTCAACAAAAATGAATGAGTACCTCCAGTTCAAGAGATTTCTCATTTAGTTGTTCTAGTAGTTCAGCATATGactgaaaaagggaaaaaaacacCATCAAATGTAATTAGGCAGAATAAAAAACCAGTAGTATACAAAAGATCAAGGAACTAGATCTTACTGGTGAAAGCCCCAATTTGCTCATTCTGTTTTGAGTCACTGAGATTGAATTTGCCATCTGTTTTTCCAGAGAAGCTATTTGCTGGTTCTTGGCCTTTATCTCTTCACTGGCCTTACTCATCTCCATCTTCAAGTTCAAGAATTACCACATGAAGTGTTGGTCTATCACAATTTTGTTTAAGGGAATAAAAGAGAGAATAATTACTTGAATTCGTTCATTCTTTGGGTTCTTGGCAGCTTCATCTGAAAGCCGCTTTAGAACACTTGAATGAAGTGCCACTTCTCCAGCAAGAATTTTTAATTGCTCTCTGAGCAGTTCAACATGATCTATTGTTTTAATGGTAATCTGGTAACAAATAAAGTATGAAAATTAACAGATTTCTGATAAGCAAACCATTTTCTTATGCACATAAGAATGGACAAGAAGCACAAACCACCAGAAAACTCCcaattaaaaaaagaataaatttattattttattgcttctggtgaacttcccacTAGTTCCTAATGACAAATAAGTGTTGGTAGTTGGAAAAGAATTTACAAAATCTAAGCTATTCCTATCTTTAACCAATAACACCAACATACACATTGTGAAAGAAAAACATAAACAATCAAATTATGTCTTCAAATTATTATGTTGCTTGGTTTCTGGGAGATTTACTCTTTATCCTTCTTGTATGCCATAGGACTGATGCATGTTTACCATAAACCTAATGAAGTTACTCCATTTTCTTGTGTAAAATAGTTATTCAGTTCCTACTGTGATTTGTTAAACTAAATAAGGATTAGTTACAGAATCCAACACATTTTTGACTTAGAATACAAGGAAAACTTGCAGCATTATCGTGCTATTTTAGAAGTTTTTGAAAATTTGTATTTTCCTTTCTCCAATCAAATTTAATTATAAGAGATTGTTGAACAACTTTCTTGTGAAATCCAGTAATTTAATTCCAGAAAATTCAGTACATGTTCTTTTTTTTCAGTTTTCATCTCTAATAATAAGTATTTAGTCATTAATGTAGTACTGAATCCCAAAGTGTTAAATATTGATCTGAGACCATTTCAGCAACTTAAACTAGTATGGTCCTAAAATACAAaaagcaaggtttgcaatactaTGGGTATGATTCAGTAAAGTCATATTTACCAGTCTGATACCCGCCAACATGCAGACTAAGGTAAACCAGAACTGTATTCCCCtttttttgtcctttttgtgATTTTCTCAAAACTCAGTACATACCAACAGACTGACACTGTTGGTACTACTTGTGTATCACTGAAAAAACATGGTGGTACATCAGGTTGAACTGAGCCATATGGTCCATTTGCTGGTGAATAGTTGGATTGGTCATTGTGGTTGGTATTTACTTGTACAGTTGGTTATTTAAAGTTTAAACCCAATGAACTTTGTATATATTAGCCAAATTGTTTATTTGTATGTTCAAATTATTAAAAGTTCCCTACTAAAAAGGGCCTAGACAAGTGTCTGTCTATATGATGCATGAAATTGGATGAATATCCTTGATGTAACTTGTAGTTAAGTATTTGCCACAAAGAGTGATATTCGAATATGGTACCTATATGGATGGAAAAGGTACTGATATTGATTGACTATAATATTTATGAACAAGCTCACTCAGAAACCCAAGCCAGCAGCTCTAATTTCTCTTTTTTAATTGTTTAAATTCTGATGAAACTATACAATAGGCTTTTCTTTACCAATTTTCTATTCATTAAAATAGGACTCTCAGCAATGTTAAAAGCAGGAGTGAAATTTAAGAGAAGTGTAATATTCTTTTCTGAATAGCTGCACAAGTGATTAACTTCAACATTGTTGGTCAACCACCACTTGACAATATATAACAAATTTTAAGGAGCAAGTAATGGATATATTAACAACAATATTGTGATACAGACATAAACAAGTTACCTAACTATCATGAATAAGTTTGTTTGTAGGTTTTCATTTATGATATCCTAATATCATACAACTAATTAGTGtaatatttcaaaatttatttttcaaataaatatCCATTTTAATTAAATGGAGTTTACAGCAACCATATCAGAAGACACGATATTGGATAGTTACTTTCATTGCATACCAGAGGTGTCTCTTGGAAAGAGAGATCATCAGCATGAAGTTCTCTATCATGGACCACATCAAGTAGATCATCAGGGGGAATACTTTCTGGAATTATGGAATTCGATATTCCAGGTTCTGAAGGGAAGTTTACACTTTCTGCTTGAGGAGTAGAAGGTGTAGTGTATGACTTTGTAACACTTGATTTGTCACCATCTGAACTTGTCAATGTTGTCAAACCACTATCTCGTttctggaaaaaagaaaaacaatcaaGGACATGCAACAAAAAGATAGCATAATGGTAAAACAGCATCAACTAATCATCTTTACTAGATTATGTAGCCATACTGACAGAACTTGAAGTACCCGAGAAATGTCAGAGCTATAAACAGGGATATTTCAAAAATTGCCTATCATGAACTTGCCAAATATATTTTACATATTGTTATTAATCATACACTTCGTGGATACATGCTTGATGTTTCCTCGGAGGTTTTTTAACTGCCCAGTAGAAGGCTTGTACCAATTTCCCTGCTCCATGTACCAGAGGCTATCAAACTGCAAATACCACCCGTATCGAACCATATTGGACGGTATTGCAGACCTTATTTTTCATAAAAGTTAATTTTAACAGATAAACACCCCCTTTTTAGCTAATAAGATCTTTCAGAAATTGAGAATGAATTCATCATGAGCGTTAAACATTGGATAAATCACAATTATAATAAGTACAGTGAAAATCAGTTCAGAAGCCCAGCCTTTAGTTTAACTAGTTtcaacaaatattttttaaaaaattgagaAAATAAAGGAGATATTTAAAATCTGGTCTCGTTTTAGATTATGGTTGGACCATGGAGTTCCACCTTTTCCAGCTTCAGCTTTCACTCTGAGTCTCAGAACCAAAATCATAAAATTCTAGACTCAATTGTGTAGTTTAGTATCATTATAAGTAAATTTTCATAATCTTTAGACTTTCGGTTATGCTGCTTTATCAAATATGTACTATTAAGCATGTGAGTCAGTGTGACAATCATTGTAGTAAAGAATTAACTGCCAAGTTTACTACTGAACATAAAAGAGAACAATGTACTAGCATACATATAAGAATGGCATATTGGCACGATAAAAATCTGAGAGAAATGCAACCAAATAATTGGCCTAGCACAAGTGTCCATAGATAGGCTGACATGTCTCTGAAATAAGGTCCTTGCCACCGAACAAAAAGTCTAAATTTTAATTGCTAAAATCTTAGAATATGAAATTCAATGAAGTATGAATTTTTCAAGAAGAAGCTAAATAGGAGTTCCATTCAGACAATTATGCTATATGGCTTGATGCTATATCATATTTTTTTACGACAGATGTAAACTTATCAATTTCAATTAGCGCTAACTGCTGAAAATGGAGAATCAAAATGTACCTGTGGTTTTAAATACTGGCAGGCATGATGCATACCTACTGGTATTTAATGGTCCGAGCAAGAACCAGTATTGGATCATATAGTCCAGGTACTGGCCAGTATTTaaacttttaaattttaataatttcatTAGTTAATACAGGATGGTATGGGTCGGTGGTCTAACCTGTACCTATGTGATAAATTATTGTAAATTACTGTAACTCTGATTTAGAATGTTGCCTCTACCTATGTGATTTAGTTATGTATGTGCTCTAAGCATCTGTTGTTCACTCTTTATCATTGTCATTGTCTGCTGATAGACTTTTTAATAACTATCCTATTTTCAATTTTTCTTAATGCAATTACATTGTTCTGTTGCTTCCTGTATAGGATGATAGCACTAAAAGGTGCAACAAGTTCACTTGTTCATAATAAAGAAATCAggtaatgaaagtcaacataaatCAAGTGACACAAGGAATTCCAATTATATTGACAAGTAAAAAGAAGTTCCGTAGCTTGAACCATCAACTCAGCTGTTCATACCCGTAGCTTGAACCAATTTAGGAGTCcatgttttttgttctttttctcctctttcaAAGCATCATCATTAGTTTCACCAAATCCTTCAAGTGGAGCATAGAAGACACCATTTTCATTATCTAATATCATATCTCGTCTCCGATATGGGAGATAAGCAAGCTGCAGGATGACATAATGTTCTAAATTAGATCATCAGAGAATCAATGGAAAAAATAATTAAGTGTTCAATTGATATTTTGAACAAAACAATAAGAAGGGAATAGTAAATTATCTATTCAAGAATTCATGTGCATAGATTTATAAGACTCCTGACCTCCTCTTCTCCAAAAGAGTGTCTTCGCCTAGGAGCAGCATGTGGAGGAAATATTGGAGACTGGTTTGTTTTTGTAGAAACCAAAATTAATTTTGTCAAACGTTGTATCCTTCCCAGTAAAGCAGCTTTGGCTTCTTCTTCCTGTTCCAGCCTTGACTGTAGCTTGACATGACCATCCTCTAGCTTTTCATGTTAAAATTTGCACTAGTCAAATTGACACTGAACAGTAACTAAAGAATTTAATTCTAGGAAGTCACTGAAACCATAGTCCCACATACAGCTGTTAAGTAAAATATAAAAATGCATAAATGGTGCAGCACCAGACTTCCAAAGAGTAGTATGACATAACTACAACAAATAGGTTTTCATATAATAGGTCGATGTGATGTCTTTTAAACTAGAATTAACCAAAGAAGAAATTTAATCTATTGTTACATCTAACATGTGTTTAATAGGTACATGTAGCTGACTGAGGCAAAATTTTCATTTCCTTTTTCTTCCAATTAGTTATTATCTTCTAATCTATTCCGGTTGTAAAATCGCACCATCCTACACATTTGACACTGAAAATTTCATACCTCTAATCTTTATTGTCgctagcatatcaataataaactaCATATCAatatttattgaaaatatttaataaattattGGAAAAAGGGACAAAATAGACTGGTTAAAAAGCTTAGGAACTTGAACCTCTTACTATTTTTTATGCCACTTTCAAGGACCTTTTATTTTTTTACCTTAGTCATTTTTACCTTCTAAAGTATTAACAATGAAACATGAATAACTAATATACCTATATGAGTAGGTGGGACTTTCCAGATAACATGGACTACTAACAGTCGTACttttagaagttggaacatgttaAGATCAAATCCCAAACATTGATACACTGACTCTGAAACAAACCATAAATGTATGTCCCAAGTGGAAGTGTGGAACAGTTATTTTCTCATCATAAGACCTTAAAATACAAATATATTGTACCTAAAATGCTAGAAAGTTTTCATGGAAACCTTCTGCTCCATAGAATTCATCCCCAAGACTAGATGAAAGACAAGCGCCTAGTCTTCGATCACTGAATGTCCGATACTTGATACATGACAGTGACTAACAACTTTCACTAACCGGACTATAAATTCAGTGACCTTAAATCATCATGAAGGAATAACCATATATCTACATTAACAGAAAAGCTTTGGTGTCACTACACATTTGAATATAGGCCTTGTTGGTGGGTTAAACAACACACAGACACTTGAAATTGTTTCCCACATCGTTATTAGATATGTGCTGGTATGAGTCATTGAAGAAACTTTTGCCTAAGGCAACATTATGATTCTTCATGGAGATGTGTCAGAATAATTAATTCTCCAAGTTTGATTGACTTCAATTGGTGCAGACCAGTTCTAGCTGACTTTTAAGTTTTAACTGTAATATCAGAAAACCAACCAAATaagaaccagtgatttaaaaaacactatgcgccaaggtccaaaaatgcccgaggcactaggcgctcgcccgagcgaaacaagacgctaaaatataaaaatatataatataattaagaaatataattatttaaataaaaatatgatattaaattaagaaaatcttgtaaaattacaatatcacattaacaaaaagtctcaaaattcaaaacaataataataattttaaataaataaaaattaataatattaaaatcaaaataatatattattaatctaataaataaaaatactattactagtatacagttagtagtatactgttaatagtatacgaagtgagaagagtgtgagtaagagaaAGATCGAGGTTGCTAACTGAGAGCAGCGACAGCAGTAGCGGTAGCAGTGAACAGCAACAGCAAGAGCGGCAAGTGACAACAGTGGCAGCGAGCAATGAGATCCGGAGTGGGAGcaagagcggcgagcgacgatggtggcagtggtagtggcagcggtagcagtgaGCAACagtagcgggagtgggagcggcgagcaacgacagtggcagcggtagtaGCGAGCAACGGCAACAGGAGCGATGAGCGACGACaatggcagcgggagcgggagcagcgagcaacgacagtggtagtgggagcagcgagcagcgacagtggcagcaaCAACAATATAAGCGagtagcgacagtggcagcggcaacgggagcggcgatagtggcagcggcaacggTAGTAGCAAGCAGTGGCaacgagagcgggagcggcgagtagggttagggttgggaagtcgtgagaggaaggctgatatcggtactttagttggttcaatgaaccaactaaagcactggagaccaaaccagacctaaaacgctggttagaTCGCATGGTTTAACCCGAGCACTCACCCAAAGCGCTCGgtgcctaggctcgggcgagcacccaggcgacgcctctttaAAGTGCGCCGCCTAGAAATGaaatgaggcgctcgggcctcgcctcgcctcgcccgagcgcctattgaaatcattgaTAAGAACCCGACAATACTGTTACATCACTCAATCTCGATTATGTTATTGACTTTGATAGCCTCTTTCATGATTCATTCATCATCGCTATAATAATAAAACTAGAAAGACAATAACATATGAACTGAATAacatgtaatattttaaaaatgaacAGGTTCATGAGGTTACCTCTAAATATTCTATTTAAAAGCAAGGTGTTATATTACCTTCCAAAAGGTGCATTGCACAAGTATGCAATGATGACCTACCTTTTGTTTTAAGAGAAAAATGTCATCTTCTCCAGTATCTTTCTGTGGAGTAACTGTCACAATTCCTCTCTTTAACTGTTCTAGCTCTTGTTTTAAGCAACGGATCTCATTTTGGTACTTCTTTATCATAGACTTTTCATCTATAATCTACATCAATAAATGAAACCTTAAGACAATTATATAAGTGAAATAAGTCAAAACATAGAAGGAAATGTAAGATAGACAGACAAGGAATAACATTTGCTAGAAATTAAACTCCACTTAAGGAGTTGGTGGACTATTATCCTTAAGCTAGTCAAACATTTACTTAAGTCTGATGGACATACTTTATTTTGTGAAGCTTGAATCTCAATGCATTTTGCCCGATGGGCAAATTTCAGTGTGTTATGTGTCTCCTCTGCATTGCTTGATGATGGGGTTACTGTACAGATGAGctaacaaaagaaaaataaattcagACTTAGCCCCTAaattaatgattttgattaaagttGCACAGTGAGTAACATCAACTTACAGAAACACGCCCTTGACCACTTAAAGATGATTGGAGGAGACGAGTTAATTTGGAATCTCTATAAGGGATATGTGTAGCTTTTCCATCAGTCAATTTTGCAATTACCTGGAAAATGAAGTAGTTTAGCAAATTTACAGGAAGAATTTGATAAATAAAGATGTGGGTTTGCTCAACATTAGTATTACATTGTGATCAAGCACATTATTATATTTCAGTTCAATCTAATTAATGATTCCAATTTATGGCATCTTAATGAATTTATCATGCAGAATCCAACTATAATGAAAGAACTACTAAAATCAAGGTTCGCCATTTCAAGTATTGGACACATCTCAGAGATTTGTCAGGCTGGTACATATCGATCTGTACTAATGTACCAACACATGGAATGTTGGGGGCATGCTATGCCTTGGTCGCCAATCGAACCAGTCTGTACCACGCGTACCATACCAACTCGGGCAGTACAGCAAATGATAAGTAAAATTACAACTGAAACTAGATCATGTGAAGAATAAAGGATAACTTCGCAGGTTCAGTAGAAACTTGCTGGATTGGTTTTGTTCCAGCTAACTATGCGTCACATAGCACAAGCTTAAaagcattttcaaagtgtgaagaGTGAAAAATAATTTCCTAGTCTATTGAGTTCCAACTATTGATATTTTGGTTTGTCATTTCACAAAGAATTCCACAATTAGAAATAACTGTTTAGTTGACCAAAAGAGATGATTTTAGATTCAGCATTCATATAGGAGAAAGTTCAGCATATTATCCCTATATTGAATGTTTTAATGCTGCTCTAGAGAGGAACAAAGTTCAGTATGACATGGATTAAATGAACACCTCTTCATGCTCTTCAGTATGAAAGATTAACTAATTTATCCTTGTTGGTCCAATCATATTACAGTCATGTAGGATTAGTTGTTGCCTTTATACTCTTTTGGTCTTAGCTGTTCTTTATAAAATAAGCAAAATAACTCAAACTAAGTAAAGAAGCTAATGAGTAACAACCATGAAAGAAGCACTCCTAGCTAAATAAAAGGCTGCTAATCCCCGTAAGATTCATAATCAAATTACTGCTTTCAGAAAAATTCAGTAACCTGTATCATCATATCAAATAGCTCATTCTTGAATCATGAACAAATACATGTAGCAGTAGCCCATACTTGTAGGATCCAACAATTCTTTTAAAATCATTTGATAAGGAGTTTTTTGAACAAATAGTTTTGCTTTCAAGTTTCAACGTTAAACTTCTTTGTTCAACGACTAGATGTTAACATTAGTGTTAGTAGATGATTTTGTTTCCCATATATCCTGATCACCTATAAGTTTGTTATATAATGTTGATGAAATCAAGGGCTGCCCTAGCATAAAATATGCGCACATAAAAGCGAttttaatttcgtaccataccgccCAGTATGGGAGGTACATATCAGTCCGCTAGCAAACTGGTACACGGACCACCCAATACCCAGTAGTATCAATGATATAACCCCATCTCGAACGATATAGGGCTGTATTGGATggtaacgatcaaaatttcgACTGTTACCATCCGGTACAGGTTAATAACAGtcaaaatcgaccgttaccaaatgtaacagtgctccaatggtcaatttgaatGTTACCTAAAGTGCACAAACCACCACATATCTTTTAACTAGATTATCCACCTTCAACTAGCAATTAGATTTTAGGCCATCCAACATAAGAGTGTGATGTTATATCAAATGCAATAGTAAATGGTGGAACATTCTCTCCATATTTAATTGTTTTAGTCTTCCacaatttacattactatctTCAGCCTGATCCTCCTGCATTGGAAAAACGTATCATACTATGAGATGAAAACATTTAAAAACTCCAATCATATCCTTGTTATTCATCCATGGTTGGGGATAACCAGACAAACCATAAGTATGTAGAATCTGAAACCATCATCCTACCACTAATATAGCTATTCCTAACTGTAAGCCATCATGATATGCAACGTCTTTACAATTAAAAAATAAAGTCCAAGCAGGCCAACTT
This genomic stretch from Musa acuminata AAA Group cultivar baxijiao chromosome BXJ3-9, Cavendish_Baxijiao_AAA, whole genome shotgun sequence harbors:
- the LOC135583770 gene encoding kinesin-like protein KIN-7D, chloroplastic isoform X1: MASRPDPRGRRSAQMPSKPTNSPSSSTTSSSRQLPEASVDGQSSPASSSVRDKPQYFCAGSEAFDAEGSKENVTVTVRFRPLSPREIRQGEETAWYADGDTIVRSEHNPSLAYAYDRVFGPTTTTRHVYDVAAQHVVSGAMEGVNGTIFAYGVTSSGKTHTMHGDQRSPGIIPLAVKDAFSIIQETPSREFLLRVSYMEIYNEVVNDLLNPAGQNLRIREDSQGTFVEGIKEEVVLSPAHALSLIAAGEEHRHVGSNNFNLLSSRSHTIFTLTIESSSCGDCSEGGAVNFSQLNLIDLAGSESSRAETTGVRRREGSFINKSLLTLGTVIAKLTDGKATHIPYRDSKLTRLLQSSLSGQGRVSLICTVTPSSSNAEETHNTLKFAHRAKCIEIQASQNKIIDEKSMIKKYQNEIRCLKQELEQLKRGIVTVTPQKDTGEDDIFLLKQKLEDGHVKLQSRLEQEEEAKAALLGRIQRLTKLILVSTKTNQSPIFPPHAAPRRRHSFGEEELAYLPYRRRDMILDNENGVFYAPLEGFGETNDDALKEEKKNKKHGLLNWFKLRKRDSGLTTLTSSDGDKSSVTKSYTTPSTPQAESVNFPSEPGISNSIIPESIPPDDLLDVVHDRELHADDLSFQETPLITIKTIDHVELLREQLKILAGEVALHSSVLKRLSDEAAKNPKNERIQMEMSKASEEIKAKNQQIASLEKQMANSISVTQNRMSKLGLSPSYAELLEQLNEKSLELEVKTADNSIIQDHLQQKICECEELQETIASLKQQLVQTVEMKDFSSVSVKSQYFCEQTNFMESAPSVDVSAKFLHQAHLVSEVQELKQKVSELSDAKTQLEARNQKLAEESAYAKGLASAAGVELKALSEEVTKLMNHNESLAAELASMRNSGQRRVSNGPKNTKRDSHVKRHEPIIKREQIVSRERELEAALKEKEKREAELQKKVEESKQRETFLENELANMWVLMAKLKNAQGNEPGDLESM
- the LOC135583770 gene encoding kinesin-like protein KIN-7D, chloroplastic isoform X2; translated protein: MASRPDPRGRRSAQMPSKPTNSPSSSTTSSSRQLPEASVDGQSSPASSSVRDKPQYFCAGSEAFDAEGSKENVTVTVRFRPLSPREIRQGEETAWYADGDTIVRSEHNPSLAYAYDRVFGPTTTTRHVYDVAAQHVVSGAMEGVNGTIFAYGVTSSGKTHTMHGDQRSPGIIPLAVKDAFSIIQETPSREFLLRVSYMEIYNEVVNDLLNPAGQNLRIREDSQGTFVEGIKEEVVLSPAHALSLIAAGEEHRHVGSNNFNLLSSRSHTIFTLTIESSSCGDCSEGGAVNFSQLNLIDLAGSESSRAETTGVRRREGSFINKSLLTLGTVIAKLTDGKATHIPYRDSKLTRLLQSSLSGQGRVSLICTVTPSSSNAEETHNTLKFAHRAKCIEIQASQNKLEDGHVKLQSRLEQEEEAKAALLGRIQRLTKLILVSTKTNQSPIFPPHAAPRRRHSFGEEELAYLPYRRRDMILDNENGVFYAPLEGFGETNDDALKEEKKNKKHGLLNWFKLRKRDSGLTTLTSSDGDKSSVTKSYTTPSTPQAESVNFPSEPGISNSIIPESIPPDDLLDVVHDRELHADDLSFQETPLITIKTIDHVELLREQLKILAGEVALHSSVLKRLSDEAAKNPKNERIQMEMSKASEEIKAKNQQIASLEKQMANSISVTQNRMSKLGLSPSYAELLEQLNEKSLELEVKTADNSIIQDHLQQKICECEELQETIASLKQQLVQTVEMKDFSSVSVKSQYFCEQTNFMESAPSVDVSAKFLHQAHLVSEVQELKQKVSELSDAKTQLEARNQKLAEESAYAKGLASAAGVELKALSEEVTKLMNHNESLAAELASMRNSGQRRVSNGPKNTKRDSHVKRHEPIIKREQIVSRERELEAALKEKEKREAELQKKVEESKQRETFLENELANMWVLMAKLKNAQGNEPGDLESM
- the LOC135583770 gene encoding kinesin-like protein KIN-7D, chloroplastic isoform X3 is translated as MGIRLFVVSTIRHWHMLMVRDRVFGPTTTTRHVYDVAAQHVVSGAMEGVNGTIFAYGVTSSGKTHTMHGDQRSPGIIPLAVKDAFSIIQETPSREFLLRVSYMEIYNEVVNDLLNPAGQNLRIREDSQGTFVEGIKEEVVLSPAHALSLIAAGEEHRHVGSNNFNLLSSRSHTIFTLTIESSSCGDCSEGGAVNFSQLNLIDLAGSESSRAETTGVRRREGSFINKSLLTLGTVIAKLTDGKATHIPYRDSKLTRLLQSSLSGQGRVSLICTVTPSSSNAEETHNTLKFAHRAKCIEIQASQNKIIDEKSMIKKYQNEIRCLKQELEQLKRGIVTVTPQKDTGEDDIFLLKQKLEDGHVKLQSRLEQEEEAKAALLGRIQRLTKLILVSTKTNQSPIFPPHAAPRRRHSFGEEELAYLPYRRRDMILDNENGVFYAPLEGFGETNDDALKEEKKNKKHGLLNWFKLRKRDSGLTTLTSSDGDKSSVTKSYTTPSTPQAESVNFPSEPGISNSIIPESIPPDDLLDVVHDRELHADDLSFQETPLITIKTIDHVELLREQLKILAGEVALHSSVLKRLSDEAAKNPKNERIQMEMSKASEEIKAKNQQIASLEKQMANSISVTQNRMSKLGLSPSYAELLEQLNEKSLELEVKTADNSIIQDHLQQKICECEELQETIASLKQQLVQTVEMKDFSSVSVKSQYFCEQTNFMESAPSVDVSAKFLHQAHLVSEVQELKQKVSELSDAKTQLEARNQKLAEESAYAKGLASAAGVELKALSEEVTKLMNHNESLAAELASMRNSGQRRVSNGPKNTKRDSHVKRHEPIIKREQIVSRERELEAALKEKEKREAELQKKVEESKQRETFLENELANMWVLMAKLKNAQGNEPGDLESM